In Mesoplodon densirostris isolate mMesDen1 chromosome 5, mMesDen1 primary haplotype, whole genome shotgun sequence, a single window of DNA contains:
- the LOC132490293 gene encoding carbonyl reductase [NADPH] 1 gives MSSCARVALVTGANKGIGFAIVRDLCRQFTGDVILTARDTARGQAAVQQLQAEGLKPRFHQLDIDDLQSIRALRDFLLKEYGGLDVLVNNAGIAFKNVDSTPFHIQAEVTMKTNFFGTRDVCTELLPLIKPQGRVVNVSSFVIISSLKKCSPELQQKFRSETITEEELVGLMNKFVEDTKNGVHRKEGWPETAYGVTKIGVTVLSRIQARKMSELRGGDKILLNACCPGWVRTDMAGPTATKSPEEGAETPVYLALLPSDAEGPHGQFVSEKKVIQW, from the exons ATGTCGTCCTGCGCCCGCGTGGCGCTGGTCACCGGGGCCAACAAGGGCATCGGCTTCGCCATCGTGCGTGACCTCTGCCGGCAGTTTACGGGGGACGTGATCCTCACGGCGCGGGACACAGCACGGGGTCAGGCGGCAGTGCAGCAGCTGCAGGCCGAGGGCCTGAAGCCGCGGTTCCACCAGCTGGACATCGACGACCTGCAGAGCATCCGCGCCCTGCGCGATTTCCTGCTCAAGGAGTACGGGGGCCTCGACGTGCTGGTCAACAACGCGGGCATCGCCTTCAAGA ATGTTGATTCCACACCGTTTCATATTCAAGCAGAAGTGACTATGAAAACAAACTTCTTCGGTACCCGAGATGTGTGCACAGAGCTCCTGCCTCTAATAAAACCCCAAG GCAGAGTGGTGAATGTGTCTAGCTTTGTGATTATCAGCTCTCTTAAAAAATGCAGCCCCGAACTGCAGCAGAAGTTTCGAAGTGAGACCATCACGGAGGAGGAGCTTGTGGGGCTCATGAACAAGTTTGTGGAAGACACAAAGAACGGGGTGCACAGGAAGGAGGGCTGGCCTGAGACCGCATATGGGGTGACGAAAATTGGCGTCACGGTGCTGTCCAGAATCCAAGCCAGGAAAATGAGTGAACTGAGAGGAGGAGACAAGATCCTCCTGAATGCCTGCTGCCCAGGGTGGGTGAGAACTGACATGGCAGGACCCACAGCCACCAAAAGCCCAGAAGAAGGAGCAGAGACCCCCGTGTACTTGGCCCTTTTGCCCTCGGATGCTGAGGGGCCTCACGGACAGTTTGTTTCTGAGAAAAAAGTTATACAGTGGTGA